A DNA window from Lujinxingia litoralis contains the following coding sequences:
- a CDS encoding phosphoglycerate mutase (catalyzes the interconversion of 3-phosphoglycerate and 2-phosphoglycerate; this enzyme does not require the cofactor 2,3-bisphosphoglycerate as a phosphate donor; BPG-independent PGAM; aPGAM), with the protein MERIKLLQELVIKNQSKILFWVFDGIGGLPHPETGKTELETANIPAIDAFARSASCGGLVPHGAGVTPGSGPGHLSLFGYPLDQFDLPRGVLEVLGAEDVFHGGELVQGVEIQAGDLAMRGNFATLEHRGDKAVISDRRANKIATPESRRVCELLSRELSVEGYEVYVYPGKEHRFALLLRGPGLVGGLSDADPQKSGVPPKPVEAEHPEAERSAALVNEIIAQATRILADEPEANTVLLRGIGAAPKIPTLEELYGIKAAAIATYPMYKGIARLVGMDVLDVGSMEHADEVKALEEAFDDYDFFYLHIKETDGYAHVFDFDGKVGVFESCDPLFKKVTEMGFDVIALTGDHCTPAVLGDHSWHPIPTALWSKTVLGGGVEAFSEREVLRGTMGLRASRDLLPLALAEARRFNKFGA; encoded by the coding sequence ATGGAGCGCATCAAGTTGTTGCAGGAACTCGTCATCAAGAATCAGAGCAAGATCCTCTTCTGGGTGTTCGACGGCATCGGGGGATTGCCACACCCGGAGACGGGAAAAACCGAGCTGGAGACGGCGAATATCCCGGCGATCGATGCCTTTGCGCGCTCGGCCAGCTGTGGCGGGCTGGTGCCCCACGGTGCCGGGGTAACTCCCGGGAGCGGTCCGGGGCATCTCTCGCTTTTTGGTTACCCGCTGGACCAGTTTGACCTGCCGCGCGGCGTGCTCGAGGTGCTCGGCGCAGAAGATGTCTTCCACGGTGGTGAGCTGGTACAGGGCGTCGAGATTCAGGCCGGAGACCTGGCCATGCGTGGGAACTTCGCAACTCTGGAGCACCGCGGAGATAAAGCGGTCATCTCCGATCGCCGGGCCAACAAAATCGCCACCCCCGAGAGCCGGCGAGTGTGTGAGTTGTTGAGTCGGGAGCTCTCGGTGGAGGGCTACGAGGTCTATGTGTACCCGGGCAAGGAGCACCGCTTTGCGCTGCTCTTGCGTGGACCGGGCCTGGTCGGCGGCCTTAGTGACGCTGACCCCCAGAAGAGCGGGGTGCCGCCGAAGCCGGTGGAGGCCGAGCATCCGGAGGCCGAGCGCTCCGCCGCGCTCGTCAACGAGATCATCGCTCAGGCGACTCGCATCCTGGCCGACGAGCCCGAGGCCAACACCGTGTTGCTGCGGGGCATCGGTGCAGCGCCAAAGATCCCCACGTTGGAAGAACTCTACGGCATTAAGGCCGCCGCCATCGCGACCTACCCGATGTACAAGGGCATCGCGCGTCTGGTGGGGATGGATGTGCTCGACGTCGGCTCGATGGAGCACGCCGATGAGGTCAAGGCGCTGGAAGAGGCCTTTGACGACTACGACTTCTTCTACCTGCACATCAAAGAGACCGACGGCTATGCCCACGTCTTTGATTTCGATGGCAAGGTCGGGGTGTTTGAGTCCTGTGACCCGCTTTTTAAGAAGGTGACCGAGATGGGCTTTGATGTGATCGCGCTCACCGGTGACCACTGCACGCCGGCGGTGCTGGGCGATCACTCCTGGCACCCGATCCCCACGGCGTTGTGGTCGAAGACGGTGCTCGGTGGCGGCGTGGAGGCGTTTAGCGAGCGCGAGGTGTTGCGTGGCACCATGGGGCTGCGGGCGTCGCGCGACCTCCTGCCGCTGGCGCTGGCCGAGGCTCGTCGTTTCAATAAGTTCGGAGCCTGA
- a CDS encoding YihY/virulence factor BrkB family protein: MEIKARARKVLAPVMPFFTFIGEAAREWSDDNALRLAAALAFYSVFSMAPLLVIGIAVAGLAFGEAAVQGQVVGELEEFVGLDAAEFIEEMLRGVRINDSGLMPMLVSLGTMVFGALAIFAALQDTLNMIWRVQSDPDKGILYTIKRRLFAFSMVLFFGVLLMGSLLVGSVIAVVESSFADLVTTPLWIWRVGDSLVWLIFFTAVFGSMYKVLPDVQMAWRDVWVGAAMTSILFGVGKFGISTYLARSGVGSIFGAAGTLAVILTWIYYSWVIVLFGAELTQVWARRIGSGIAPGEGAVVRPKYDIEDPRHQVMGDQTPGSG, translated from the coding sequence ATGGAAATCAAGGCACGCGCACGCAAAGTCTTGGCGCCAGTGATGCCCTTTTTTACGTTTATTGGCGAGGCCGCGCGTGAATGGAGCGACGACAACGCCCTGCGTTTGGCGGCGGCGCTGGCGTTTTATTCAGTTTTTTCGATGGCGCCCCTCCTGGTGATCGGCATCGCGGTGGCGGGGCTGGCGTTCGGGGAGGCCGCCGTGCAGGGGCAGGTCGTCGGGGAGCTGGAGGAATTTGTGGGGCTCGATGCCGCCGAGTTCATCGAGGAGATGCTGCGCGGGGTGCGGATCAACGACTCGGGCTTGATGCCGATGCTCGTCAGTCTGGGCACGATGGTCTTTGGGGCGCTGGCGATCTTTGCCGCGCTGCAGGACACCCTCAACATGATCTGGCGGGTGCAATCCGATCCCGACAAGGGAATCCTCTACACGATCAAGCGCCGGCTTTTTGCCTTCTCGATGGTGCTTTTTTTTGGCGTGCTGCTGATGGGCTCGCTGCTGGTCGGCTCGGTCATCGCCGTGGTGGAGAGTTCTTTTGCGGATCTGGTCACCACCCCGCTGTGGATCTGGCGGGTGGGGGATAGCCTGGTCTGGCTGATCTTTTTCACGGCGGTGTTTGGCTCGATGTACAAGGTGTTGCCCGACGTGCAGATGGCCTGGCGCGATGTCTGGGTGGGCGCGGCGATGACCTCGATCCTCTTCGGGGTGGGCAAGTTTGGCATCAGCACGTATCTGGCCCGCTCGGGGGTGGGTTCCATTTTTGGGGCGGCGGGCACACTCGCGGTGATTCTGACCTGGATCTACTACTCCTGGGTTATCGTGCTCTTTGGGGCGGAGCTCACCCAGGTGTGGGCTCGGCGCATTGGCTCGGGGATTGCGCCCGGGGAGGGGGCGGTGGTTCGGCCCAAGTACGATATTGAGGATCCACGCCATCAGGTCATGGGCGATCAGACGCCGGGCTCCGGGTGA
- a CDS encoding TolC family protein — MATDSRRTWLATASWMSALGLTVCLSLPLAAQELEEASLSMAALDQRALELHPEVRAAGLRADEAAISADVEEGRWPEPRVEYMAEISTPWASHMTTSHMVTLMQTLPWAATRKAQAAPALARERGARAEERAAAHGALRDLRVELVNIARTTEMIRLLEEEQALVSDVLQVLETTLATTEREHSDLYRLRLAEENLVDQRREQEGLLAGSRGRLAQLLGQAPEDISLENVASILTWSPELPSREQLRAMIEEGAPALAIFEAQASAARAQEELSERQLRPPPQVMLGYANMPPMFAHDAPRHDAIRVGFSIALPVWGGRYSAEARRWQAAAQAAGESQAQRLRELLSRMESARARVEQADARLDAFEAELVPLAEALSEQVLIGVETGERSVTDYLGAVREERTLHTRRLGLQAERATQLLELQYLSGGLFAVRSPWAYPPAMRGQ; from the coding sequence ATGGCAACCGATTCTCGGCGCACCTGGCTGGCGACGGCATCATGGATGAGCGCGCTCGGGCTGACAGTATGTCTGTCTCTCCCGCTTGCCGCTCAGGAGCTTGAGGAAGCTTCGCTCTCCATGGCCGCGCTGGACCAGCGCGCGCTCGAATTACATCCTGAAGTGCGCGCAGCCGGGCTGCGCGCTGATGAAGCTGCGATCTCCGCCGATGTGGAAGAGGGGCGCTGGCCGGAGCCTCGTGTCGAGTACATGGCTGAGATCAGTACGCCCTGGGCCAGCCATATGACCACCAGTCATATGGTCACGCTGATGCAAACGCTGCCCTGGGCGGCTACTCGTAAGGCGCAGGCGGCCCCGGCGCTGGCCCGGGAACGCGGCGCTCGCGCCGAGGAACGGGCGGCGGCTCACGGCGCCCTGCGCGATCTGCGCGTGGAACTGGTGAACATCGCCCGCACCACCGAGATGATCCGCCTGCTCGAGGAGGAGCAGGCGCTGGTGTCGGATGTCCTCCAGGTGCTCGAGACCACGCTGGCGACCACCGAGCGAGAGCACTCCGATCTCTACCGCCTGCGCCTGGCCGAAGAAAACCTCGTCGACCAACGTCGCGAACAAGAAGGCCTGCTCGCCGGATCTCGCGGTCGACTGGCCCAATTGCTGGGGCAGGCGCCCGAGGATATCTCGCTTGAAAACGTGGCGTCGATCCTGACCTGGTCGCCGGAGCTTCCCTCGCGCGAGCAGTTGCGCGCGATGATCGAAGAGGGGGCCCCGGCGCTGGCGATCTTCGAGGCGCAGGCCTCGGCGGCCCGGGCTCAGGAAGAACTCAGCGAACGCCAGCTGCGTCCGCCCCCGCAGGTGATGCTCGGCTACGCCAATATGCCGCCGATGTTTGCGCACGACGCTCCGCGCCACGACGCAATTCGGGTGGGGTTCTCGATCGCGCTGCCGGTCTGGGGCGGACGCTACTCCGCAGAGGCCCGGCGCTGGCAGGCCGCGGCGCAAGCCGCCGGGGAGTCTCAGGCGCAGCGCCTGCGTGAACTCCTCTCCCGGATGGAGTCGGCGCGGGCACGGGTGGAGCAGGCCGACGCGCGCCTGGATGCCTTTGAGGCGGAGCTTGTCCCGCTGGCCGAAGCGCTCAGCGAGCAGGTGCTCATCGGCGTGGAGACTGGCGAGCGCAGCGTGACCGACTATCTGGGCGCGGTGCGCGAAGAGCGGACGCTACATACTCGCCGTCTTGGACTCCAGGCGGAGCGTGCCACCCAACTTCTCGAACTTCAGTATTTGAGCGGAGGGCTCTTTGCCGTCCGCAGCCCGTGGGCGTATCCGCCCGCGATGCGAGGTCAGTGA
- a CDS encoding fatty acid desaturase CarF family protein, producing the protein MFKSFLSRDFDYSPLHRLLEIVAILSFFGLVVIISMRAFHGLSVLGWQTAAWLVPLTAALGYVGADFASGFVHWMGDTFGSEDTPILGERFVKPFRDHHTHPQGICEHDYVTVNGNNSIVLALYMIPIALFFTDPTQIWQLLVLACSVTFTCGVFMTNQFHKWAHMSDPPAYIRLLQRFNLILTPTNHDFHHTAPYDTYYCITCGWLNPILERLKFFETLESVARSTFGIKTVNDQPDAIRKQA; encoded by the coding sequence ATGTTTAAGTCGTTCCTCAGTCGTGACTTTGACTACTCCCCCCTTCATCGCCTCCTGGAAATCGTGGCCATCCTGAGCTTCTTCGGGCTGGTCGTGATCATCAGCATGAGAGCCTTCCACGGGCTCTCGGTGCTGGGCTGGCAGACCGCCGCCTGGCTGGTGCCCCTGACCGCGGCGCTCGGCTACGTCGGGGCTGACTTTGCCTCGGGCTTTGTGCACTGGATGGGGGACACCTTCGGCAGCGAAGACACGCCTATTCTTGGCGAGCGATTCGTCAAGCCCTTCCGCGATCATCACACCCACCCCCAGGGTATCTGCGAGCACGACTACGTGACGGTCAACGGCAACAACTCGATCGTGCTGGCGCTTTACATGATCCCGATCGCCCTCTTTTTCACCGATCCCACGCAGATCTGGCAGCTGCTCGTGCTCGCCTGCTCGGTGACTTTCACCTGCGGCGTGTTCATGACCAACCAGTTCCACAAGTGGGCGCACATGAGCGACCCGCCCGCCTACATCCGCCTGCTGCAGCGTTTCAACCTGATCCTGACGCCGACGAACCACGATTTTCACCACACCGCGCCTTACGACACCTACTACTGCATCACCTGCGGGTGGCTGAACCCGATCCTCGAGCGTCTGAAATTCTTCGAAACGCTGGAAAGCGTGGCCCGGAGCACCTTCGGCATCAAGACGGTCAACGATCAGCCCGACGCGATCCGCAAGCAGGCCTGA
- a CDS encoding transglycosylase domain-containing protein produces MERAPWWLSIPVALGLVCLTGLVVVWQEVRTSALQSALGAQLASGVVTSPAVALSERPPALSAPGGPWDQARGYAGHLKRAERLESLGFKVVAAARPTLVTQRWAHRAWTYPIYELRPQAGLHIDDRVGRTLEAWRFPHVIWETPPQLARDAAIVLENRALDNRAHAYTNPAVDWTRLGVATLSQVRARVDSGHRAIGGSTLAVQMEKFRHSPGGRTHSTSEKARQTLTAWLRAYSHGRDAQSWSQQLVTDWLNSVPLGHRAGYGPIQGVAEGMWAWYGRSLNEVEWALYGDASDAQRAQIQRELLSLILAQQRPARYLPRGLERLESRVDGLVDDLVAAGKMPREQGYIIASRTLTLAESPRRLPVARGDTHLAGLSARRWSAISGEDQSSMRTRDARVQTTFDAELQQALERELGERSWPSRVSVAVYAHAPGRLEPRAIVDTDPRAVDLATEGRLDLGSTAKLRVLISYLNAVEQAYREMRDRGRASTTDPLGRFVARELQKNPELGLDELLQRALQRRVSADPDQVFYTGGGPHEFQNVNPGHNTRTFNVASAFVASANLPFVRVMEELVAFHAHRLFDAPIDAVLAGDHPEYEALRDQHLEMAAARLVREAYFRHHGKTPDAMVALALDGLDATPERCARLRLALLPGAHSPPPAALRARCGADPGPDASPDGWDAQDPLELAAIAALTQAPDASLSEVMLATREARARQIDWIDAHTSALETRRGITYAMEARVFELLREQWALAGYPFERLTPSLATALGSSGDRPAALARLVAAVRAGGVVPELRMIESARLYEQTPYETWFRAAGGPAQRAFSPEVARAVEALLIRVAERGTGHASEGPWSVDGERWEVGGKTGTSEHLLHIRDRAGRVIERRPMARSGTWVFFAGPCLIGSVVIFEQGASAAEHHFHGGDAAELSRAIWRALESTESGSTFCEGLDE; encoded by the coding sequence ATGGAGCGAGCACCGTGGTGGCTTTCGATACCGGTTGCGCTGGGGTTGGTTTGTCTGACCGGGCTTGTGGTGGTGTGGCAGGAGGTACGCACCTCCGCGCTGCAATCCGCCCTGGGCGCGCAGCTGGCCTCCGGGGTGGTGACCTCGCCGGCGGTGGCGTTGAGTGAGCGTCCGCCGGCGCTTTCGGCGCCCGGTGGTCCCTGGGATCAGGCCCGCGGGTATGCCGGGCATCTCAAGCGGGCCGAACGCCTGGAGAGTCTGGGATTCAAGGTGGTTGCCGCGGCTCGACCGACTCTGGTGACCCAGCGCTGGGCTCACCGCGCTTGGACTTATCCGATCTATGAACTCCGGCCGCAGGCCGGGCTCCATATCGATGATCGCGTCGGGCGCACGCTGGAGGCCTGGCGTTTCCCTCATGTCATCTGGGAGACGCCCCCGCAGCTGGCCCGCGACGCGGCGATCGTGCTCGAGAATCGGGCGCTCGATAACCGTGCGCATGCGTACACCAACCCGGCGGTGGATTGGACCCGGCTGGGGGTGGCCACGCTGAGCCAGGTGCGCGCCCGTGTCGATTCGGGACATCGCGCCATCGGTGGCTCCACGCTGGCGGTGCAGATGGAGAAGTTTCGCCACTCGCCAGGTGGGCGTACCCACTCGACCTCCGAGAAGGCCCGGCAGACCCTGACCGCCTGGTTGCGCGCCTACAGCCACGGGCGCGACGCTCAGAGCTGGTCGCAGCAGCTGGTCACCGACTGGCTCAATTCTGTGCCGCTGGGGCACCGCGCAGGCTACGGGCCGATCCAGGGCGTCGCCGAAGGGATGTGGGCCTGGTACGGGCGCAGCCTTAATGAGGTGGAGTGGGCCCTCTACGGCGACGCCAGCGACGCCCAGCGCGCCCAAATCCAACGCGAACTTCTCTCGCTGATACTCGCCCAGCAACGCCCGGCGCGCTACCTCCCCCGGGGGCTGGAGCGCCTGGAGAGTCGCGTCGATGGCCTGGTCGATGACCTTGTGGCAGCGGGGAAGATGCCCCGCGAGCAGGGCTACATCATCGCCTCGCGAACGCTCACCCTGGCCGAGAGCCCCCGGCGCCTTCCCGTGGCGCGGGGTGATACACATTTGGCCGGGCTTTCCGCGCGTCGCTGGAGTGCGATCAGCGGGGAGGACCAATCCTCGATGCGAACGCGCGATGCCCGGGTGCAGACGACCTTTGACGCCGAACTCCAGCAGGCCCTGGAGCGCGAACTGGGGGAGCGCTCCTGGCCCTCGCGGGTGAGTGTCGCGGTCTATGCCCACGCACCGGGGCGCCTGGAGCCGCGGGCCATCGTCGACACCGATCCCCGCGCCGTCGATCTGGCTACCGAAGGGCGCCTGGATCTCGGATCCACCGCCAAGTTACGGGTGCTGATCTCCTACCTTAACGCCGTGGAGCAGGCGTATCGCGAGATGCGTGATCGGGGCAGGGCGTCCACCACCGACCCTCTGGGGCGCTTTGTCGCCCGGGAGCTTCAAAAGAACCCCGAGCTGGGGCTCGATGAGCTCTTGCAACGCGCGCTGCAACGTCGGGTCTCCGCCGACCCGGATCAGGTCTTTTATACCGGCGGCGGCCCTCATGAGTTTCAAAACGTGAACCCCGGCCATAACACCCGCACCTTTAACGTGGCCTCGGCCTTTGTGGCCTCGGCCAACCTCCCCTTTGTGCGCGTGATGGAGGAGCTGGTGGCCTTTCATGCGCATCGTCTCTTTGATGCTCCCATCGACGCGGTGCTGGCCGGCGATCATCCGGAGTACGAGGCGTTGCGCGATCAGCATCTGGAGATGGCCGCGGCGCGCCTGGTGCGCGAGGCCTATTTCCGCCACCACGGCAAGACCCCCGATGCGATGGTTGCCCTGGCCCTGGACGGTCTGGATGCCACGCCCGAGCGCTGCGCGCGCCTGCGGCTCGCACTTCTCCCCGGAGCCCACTCGCCGCCTCCGGCGGCGCTGCGGGCCCGCTGCGGGGCGGACCCCGGCCCGGACGCCAGCCCCGATGGGTGGGATGCGCAGGACCCGCTGGAGCTGGCGGCCATCGCCGCCCTGACCCAGGCCCCCGATGCCTCGCTCTCCGAGGTGATGCTCGCGACCCGAGAGGCCCGGGCCCGCCAGATCGACTGGATCGACGCCCACACCAGCGCGCTCGAGACGCGCCGCGGCATCACCTACGCCATGGAAGCCCGCGTCTTTGAACTGTTGCGAGAGCAATGGGCCCTGGCCGGCTACCCCTTTGAGCGTCTGACCCCCTCGCTGGCCACCGCGCTGGGAAGCTCCGGGGATCGGCCGGCGGCGCTGGCGCGCCTGGTGGCGGCGGTGCGCGCCGGCGGGGTCGTGCCTGAGCTGCGGATGATTGAGAGCGCACGCCTCTATGAGCAGACCCCGTATGAGACCTGGTTTCGCGCCGCCGGTGGCCCGGCCCAACGCGCGTTTAGCCCCGAGGTCGCCCGGGCGGTGGAGGCGCTGCTGATTCGGGTGGCCGAGCGCGGTACGGGGCACGCCTCGGAGGGGCCCTGGAGCGTCGACGGAGAGCGCTGGGAGGTGGGGGGAAAGACCGGCACCAGCGAGCATCTGCTGCATATTCGCGATCGTGCCGGCCGCGTGATCGAGCGTCGGCCCATGGCGCGTTCCGGGACCTGGGTCTTTTTTGCCGGTCCCTGTCTCATCGGCAGCGTCGTGATCTTCGAGCAGGGGGCGTCCGCCGCGGAGCATCACTTTCACGGGGGAGACGCCGCCGAACTTAGTCGGGCGATCTGGCGAGCCCTGGAGTCCACGGAATCGGGAAGTACCTTTTGTGAAGGTCTGGACGAATAA